In a single window of the Luteolibacter yonseiensis genome:
- a CDS encoding AAA family ATPase, with product MTSDTQNPVDAEAVVRQASHWIQPLRSEIGRYLIGQSDLVDRLLISLMVKGHILLEGVPGLAKTLALKTLASLVNAKFNRIQFTPDMLPADIVGTEIYDPREARFRVKHGPVFANFILADEINRAPAKVQSALLEAMQEKQVTIGEQTFALPSPFFVLATQNPLEQEGTYPLPEAQLDRFMMKVVMDYPTEDEEMRVLDLAGTTEEMPVPQPIVSLEAIQQARTVVNSLYLDEKVKRYIVRMVHATRRPDDYGVHVAPLIRVGASPRATINLALAGRAHAFLNGRAYVTPHDVKSVALDVLRHRVTVTYEAEAEGLNSEKIVTRILDELPVP from the coding sequence ATGACATCTGACACGCAAAATCCTGTGGACGCCGAAGCCGTCGTGCGACAGGCATCACACTGGATCCAGCCTCTCCGCAGCGAGATCGGCCGCTACCTCATCGGCCAGAGCGACCTCGTGGACCGCCTGCTGATCTCGCTGATGGTGAAAGGCCACATCCTGTTGGAAGGGGTGCCGGGGTTGGCGAAAACGCTCGCGCTCAAGACCCTCGCCTCCTTGGTGAACGCGAAGTTCAACCGTATCCAGTTCACGCCGGACATGCTCCCCGCGGACATCGTCGGCACGGAGATCTACGATCCCCGCGAAGCCCGCTTCCGGGTGAAGCACGGACCCGTTTTCGCCAACTTCATCCTGGCGGACGAAATCAACCGCGCTCCGGCGAAAGTGCAGAGCGCCTTGCTGGAAGCGATGCAGGAGAAGCAGGTCACCATCGGCGAGCAGACCTTCGCGCTGCCCTCCCCGTTTTTCGTCCTCGCCACCCAGAATCCGCTGGAGCAGGAAGGAACCTACCCGCTGCCGGAAGCCCAGCTGGACCGTTTCATGATGAAGGTCGTCATGGATTATCCGACGGAGGATGAGGAGATGCGCGTGCTGGATCTCGCGGGAACCACCGAGGAAATGCCTGTGCCGCAGCCAATCGTCAGCCTGGAAGCCATCCAGCAGGCGCGGACGGTGGTGAACAGCCTCTACCTGGATGAGAAGGTGAAGCGCTATATCGTCCGCATGGTCCACGCCACGCGTCGCCCGGACGATTATGGAGTCCATGTCGCTCCGCTCATCCGTGTGGGTGCCTCACCACGCGCCACCATCAACCTCGCCCTCGCAGGGCGTGCCCATGCTTTCCTGAACGGGCGTGCCTATGTCACCCCGCATGATGTGAAATCCGTCGCCCTCGACGTTCTCCGCCACCGTGTGACCGTCACCTATGAGGCGGAGGCGGAAGGGCTCAACAGCGAGAAAATCGTCACGCGCATCCTCGACGAGCTGCCGGTGCCATGA
- a CDS encoding DUF58 domain-containing protein: MIGKKASTPISVQEEQRAAEILGRVRRMEVRTNRLVDDSLAGRYASVFKGRGMDFDRVRNYVPGDDVRTIDWNVTARTGDPHVKLFTEERELTIMLVIDVSASSDFGSVVDSKRELAAEAAGVLAASAIRNRDKVGLILFSDEVELYIPPGKGRMHIMRLIRETLYFQPENRGTDISKALDFANQVIHRKSVFFLVSDFCLGAPFEERMNQLRNKLQVTSRRHDVIAVSVTDPREESLPDVGRICIEDAETGQVVEIDTGNPKVREAYETQSRQRRERTAARIRSLGIDLLQFYNGENWMPALMGFFQSRRQRTG, translated from the coding sequence ATGATCGGGAAAAAAGCCAGCACGCCCATCAGCGTTCAGGAAGAGCAGCGCGCCGCGGAGATCCTGGGCCGCGTCCGGCGCATGGAAGTCCGCACGAACCGGCTGGTGGATGATTCCCTGGCGGGCCGCTACGCGAGCGTGTTCAAGGGGCGGGGCATGGACTTCGACCGTGTGAGGAACTACGTGCCGGGCGACGACGTGCGGACCATCGACTGGAATGTCACCGCCCGCACGGGAGATCCGCACGTGAAACTTTTCACCGAGGAGCGAGAGCTCACCATCATGCTGGTGATCGATGTGAGCGCGTCCTCGGACTTCGGCTCCGTGGTGGATTCGAAACGCGAGCTTGCCGCCGAGGCGGCCGGTGTTCTGGCGGCTTCCGCCATACGGAACCGTGACAAGGTGGGGCTCATCCTTTTCAGCGATGAGGTGGAGTTATACATCCCACCGGGCAAGGGCCGCATGCACATCATGCGCCTGATCCGCGAGACTCTCTATTTCCAACCGGAAAACCGCGGGACCGACATATCGAAGGCATTGGATTTCGCCAACCAGGTCATCCACCGGAAATCGGTATTCTTCCTTGTTTCCGATTTCTGCCTCGGCGCTCCGTTCGAAGAGCGAATGAACCAACTGCGGAACAAGCTCCAGGTGACGAGCCGCCGGCATGATGTCATCGCCGTTTCGGTGACGGACCCGCGCGAGGAATCGCTGCCGGATGTGGGCCGCATCTGCATCGAGGACGCGGAGACCGGCCAGGTTGTCGAGATCGATACGGGAAACCCGAAGGTGCGGGAGGCTTATGAAACCCAGTCCCGGCAGCGCCGCGAGCGGACCGCCGCGCGCATCCGTTCGCTGGGCATCGATCTGTTGCAGTTCTACAACGGAGAAAACTGGATGCCCGCGCTGATGGGGTTCTTCCAAAGCCGCCGCCAGCGGACCGGCTGA
- a CDS encoding glycoside hydrolase family 57 protein: protein MPDVCLYFQVHQPNRLLSYDFFKIGENAVYEDEAMNREILGKVADKCYLPANRMFRKLVEKNDGRFRMALSISGTVIEQMERYRPDVLESFKELVASGSVELLAETYYHSLSFVHSNKEFDRQVELHLQKLEEVFHVRPRVFRNTELIYNDAIAAKAETMGFDGIIAEGVERNLNGQSANFLYRAPTTARIKTLLRNIPLSDDLGFRFSDPNWPEHPLTPGKFAGWLAGCEGDVVNLFMDYESIGEHQWDETGIFEFWENLPDAVEEAGLQWVTPSEAVELYRASREYGSERITSWADAERDLSAWMGNVMQQEAIAKVHRLEQQILAVNDPDLTDTWAKMQTSDHFYWMSTKGGTDGSVHSYFTPYPSPYDAYIYFMNVLADLQIRLRRAQEQKALS from the coding sequence ATGCCTGACGTCTGCCTTTACTTCCAGGTTCATCAACCGAACCGACTGCTGTCATACGACTTCTTCAAGATCGGCGAAAACGCCGTCTACGAGGATGAGGCGATGAACCGCGAGATCCTCGGAAAGGTGGCGGACAAATGCTACCTGCCCGCGAACCGGATGTTCCGGAAACTGGTGGAAAAAAACGACGGACGCTTCCGCATGGCCCTCTCCATCAGCGGCACCGTCATCGAGCAGATGGAACGCTACCGCCCGGACGTGCTGGAGTCGTTCAAGGAACTCGTCGCCTCCGGCAGTGTCGAACTGCTGGCGGAGACCTACTACCACTCGCTGTCTTTCGTCCACTCGAACAAGGAGTTCGACCGCCAGGTGGAACTGCATCTGCAGAAGCTGGAGGAAGTCTTCCACGTCCGTCCCCGGGTTTTCCGGAACACGGAGCTGATCTACAACGACGCCATCGCGGCCAAGGCGGAAACCATGGGCTTCGACGGCATCATCGCCGAGGGCGTGGAGCGCAATCTCAACGGCCAATCCGCCAATTTCCTCTACCGCGCCCCGACCACCGCCCGAATCAAGACGCTGCTCAGGAACATTCCGCTTTCGGACGATCTCGGTTTCCGTTTCTCCGACCCGAACTGGCCCGAACATCCGCTCACGCCCGGGAAATTCGCCGGCTGGCTCGCCGGATGCGAGGGTGACGTGGTGAACCTCTTCATGGATTACGAATCCATCGGCGAGCATCAGTGGGATGAAACGGGTATCTTCGAATTCTGGGAAAACCTGCCCGACGCCGTGGAGGAGGCCGGTCTGCAATGGGTCACCCCTTCCGAAGCCGTCGAGCTCTACCGCGCCTCCCGCGAGTATGGCAGCGAGCGCATCACCTCCTGGGCGGATGCCGAACGGGACCTCTCCGCATGGATGGGAAATGTCATGCAGCAGGAGGCCATCGCCAAGGTCCACCGCCTCGAACAGCAGATCCTCGCCGTGAACGATCCCGATCTGACGGATACCTGGGCGAAGATGCAGACCTCGGACCACTTTTACTGGATGTCCACCAAAGGCGGAACCGACGGCAGCGTGCACTCCTATTTCACGCCCTACCCCAGCCCTTACGACGCCTACATTTATTTCATGAACGTGCTGGCGGATCTCCAGATCCGCCTCCGCCGCGCCCAGGAACAAAAGGCTCTGTCCTGA
- a CDS encoding alpha-amylase family glycosyl hydrolase: protein MTDKPQLVLDDPWLEPHQATIERRMRQFSEALEEIGKSSRSLAIHATGHKYVGIHFHPATKTWTVREWAPAARSVSLIGDFNNWNREAHPLASSGTGVWTLELPGDALAHGQKVKLHIHGADGSRRDRIPACIRRAVQDPTTHDYSGQIWNAPVPYVWKNEFDPAVITTPLIYESHVGMAGEEPRLHTYREFADSVLPRVSRLGYNTVQLMAVQEHPYYGSFGYHVSSFFAPCSRFGTPEDLKYLIDTAHGLGIAVLLDVVHSHAVKNMAEGLNNFDGSGHQYFHDGPLGDHPGWDSKCFDYGRPEVRQFLLSNIRYWLEEFRFDGFRFDGVTSMLYYSRGMKSFGSYDDYFGGDADESAILYLKLANKLIQDLKPGAISIGEDMSGMPGLCRPIADGGLGFGYRLAMGIPDYWIKLLKHSRDEEWDMGELWGVLANRRHGEATIAYAESHDQALVGDKTLAFWLMDKEMYWHMRKEDAHPVIERGIALHKLIRLVTLVLGGEGWLTFMGNEFGHPEWLDFPRAGNDWSYHYCRRQWSLVDNPELKYDWLAAFDRQLMEFARNTNLLAAPPAQDLYIDNERKIIVAERANLIFVFNFSVENSVFGYPVHVPGLETRELVLDTDQADAGGHGRVDHSFDYPVNGDGQMLVYTPSRSGLVYARKI, encoded by the coding sequence ATGACCGACAAACCACAGCTTGTCCTCGACGATCCCTGGCTCGAACCGCACCAAGCCACCATCGAGCGCCGGATGCGGCAGTTTTCCGAAGCGCTGGAGGAGATCGGGAAAAGCTCCCGGTCGCTCGCCATCCACGCCACAGGTCACAAATACGTCGGCATCCATTTCCACCCGGCCACGAAAACCTGGACGGTCCGCGAGTGGGCGCCGGCGGCGCGGAGCGTCTCGCTCATCGGGGATTTCAACAACTGGAACCGCGAGGCCCACCCGCTCGCCTCCTCGGGCACCGGCGTCTGGACCCTCGAACTGCCGGGAGACGCGCTCGCCCACGGGCAAAAAGTAAAACTCCACATCCACGGCGCGGATGGCTCGCGGCGCGACCGCATCCCTGCGTGCATCCGCCGGGCTGTCCAGGATCCCACCACGCATGATTACTCCGGGCAGATCTGGAACGCGCCCGTGCCTTATGTCTGGAAAAACGAATTCGATCCCGCGGTCATCACCACTCCCTTGATTTATGAATCCCACGTCGGCATGGCGGGTGAGGAACCGAGGTTGCACACCTATCGTGAATTCGCGGATTCCGTTCTGCCCCGCGTCTCCCGGCTCGGCTACAATACGGTGCAGCTTATGGCGGTCCAGGAGCATCCTTATTATGGTTCCTTCGGCTACCACGTCTCGTCGTTCTTCGCGCCGTGCTCGCGTTTCGGCACGCCGGAGGATTTGAAATATCTCATCGACACCGCGCACGGCCTCGGCATCGCTGTGCTGCTTGATGTGGTCCATTCCCACGCGGTGAAAAACATGGCGGAGGGGTTGAACAACTTCGATGGGTCCGGACACCAGTATTTCCACGACGGCCCTCTGGGTGACCATCCGGGCTGGGATTCGAAATGTTTCGATTATGGCCGCCCGGAAGTCCGCCAGTTCCTCTTGTCCAACATCCGGTACTGGCTGGAAGAGTTCCGTTTCGACGGCTTCCGCTTCGATGGGGTCACCTCCATGCTCTACTACTCTCGCGGGATGAAATCCTTCGGCAGCTATGACGACTATTTCGGCGGCGACGCGGACGAATCCGCCATCCTTTATCTGAAGCTCGCCAACAAGCTCATCCAGGACCTCAAGCCCGGAGCCATCTCCATCGGTGAGGACATGTCCGGCATGCCGGGCCTGTGCCGGCCGATCGCGGATGGCGGCCTCGGCTTCGGCTACCGCCTCGCCATGGGCATCCCGGATTACTGGATCAAGCTTCTCAAACACAGCCGCGACGAGGAATGGGACATGGGCGAGCTCTGGGGTGTCCTGGCGAACCGACGTCACGGCGAGGCCACCATCGCCTACGCGGAAAGCCACGACCAGGCCCTCGTCGGTGACAAGACCCTCGCATTCTGGCTGATGGACAAGGAGATGTACTGGCACATGAGGAAGGAGGACGCCCACCCGGTCATCGAGCGCGGCATCGCGCTCCACAAGCTCATCCGCCTTGTCACCCTTGTTCTCGGCGGAGAGGGCTGGCTCACTTTTATGGGCAACGAATTCGGCCATCCCGAGTGGCTGGATTTCCCACGCGCAGGAAATGACTGGTCCTACCACTACTGCCGCCGCCAGTGGTCGCTTGTTGACAATCCCGAGCTGAAATATGACTGGCTTGCCGCTTTCGACCGCCAGCTCATGGAGTTTGCGAGGAACACCAATCTCCTGGCCGCTCCTCCGGCACAGGATCTCTATATCGACAACGAACGAAAAATCATCGTCGCGGAACGGGCGAATCTCATCTTCGTTTTCAACTTCTCAGTGGAAAACTCCGTCTTCGGTTACCCGGTGCATGTTCCGGGTCTGGAAACCCGCGAGCTGGTGTTGGATACCGATCAAGCGGACGCCGGTGGCCATGGACGGGTGGATCATTCGTTCGACTACCCGGTGAACGGGGATGGACAGATGTTGGTTTACACCCCCTCACGCAGCGGACTGGTCTATGCCCGGAAAATCTGA
- a CDS encoding glycosyltransferase gives MKRLRVLKLGWEFPPLINGGLGIACLGLTRALAKHVDLTVVVPKSSPESDFRDFELRGLNQLTIEKLSSVENRYRYESFAQVRNVPLFLDPYNNSEPDSPTKITPTAISEAIFSETTVQQLASFKTGELYGPDLGGKVIEFSKVAAKLALLEPFDIIHAHDWMTFLAGVEVKKATGKPLVVHVHALQYDRAGADARGWIYDLEKYGMDEADRIIPVSRYTGEIIATHYGINPEKIHAVHNGADPVEAFETKKKFPEKLVLFLGRLTSQKGPEFFLETASRVIARNPNVRFVVAGTGEKLRPLIESGAFRGLGAHFHFTGFLDKEKVNDLLSMTDVYCMPSVSEPFGLSALEAAQFGIPAVISRQSGVAEVLKGSLKADYWDVELMARHINDLLTDDDLRARVIEQAKLDIAASTWDAAAAKVMKIYEELIC, from the coding sequence ATGAAACGATTGCGTGTTCTCAAACTGGGTTGGGAATTCCCTCCTCTCATCAATGGAGGCTTGGGAATCGCATGCCTCGGTCTCACACGCGCTCTTGCCAAACACGTCGATCTCACGGTGGTCGTCCCGAAGTCCTCGCCGGAGTCGGATTTCCGGGATTTCGAGCTGCGCGGGCTCAATCAACTGACGATTGAAAAGCTGTCGTCGGTCGAGAACCGCTACCGCTACGAAAGCTTCGCTCAGGTGCGCAATGTTCCACTGTTCCTCGATCCGTACAACAACAGCGAACCGGATTCGCCCACGAAAATCACTCCCACCGCCATCAGCGAAGCCATCTTTTCCGAAACCACGGTCCAGCAGCTCGCCTCCTTCAAGACGGGCGAGCTCTACGGTCCGGACCTCGGCGGCAAGGTCATCGAATTCTCAAAAGTCGCGGCGAAACTCGCGCTGCTGGAACCATTCGACATCATCCACGCCCATGACTGGATGACCTTCCTGGCGGGTGTGGAGGTGAAAAAAGCCACCGGCAAGCCCCTCGTCGTCCACGTGCACGCCCTGCAATACGACCGCGCCGGGGCCGACGCCCGCGGCTGGATCTACGACCTGGAAAAATACGGCATGGACGAGGCGGACCGCATCATCCCCGTCAGCCGCTACACCGGAGAGATCATCGCCACCCACTACGGCATCAATCCGGAGAAAATCCACGCCGTCCACAACGGCGCGGACCCGGTCGAAGCGTTCGAGACAAAGAAGAAATTTCCGGAAAAGCTCGTGCTTTTCCTCGGTCGCCTGACCTCCCAGAAAGGTCCGGAGTTTTTCCTCGAAACCGCCTCACGCGTCATCGCCCGGAACCCCAATGTCAGATTCGTCGTCGCCGGCACGGGGGAGAAACTGCGGCCTCTCATCGAGTCCGGCGCGTTCCGCGGACTCGGCGCCCACTTTCATTTCACGGGATTCCTCGACAAGGAGAAAGTCAATGACCTCCTCTCCATGACGGACGTCTACTGCATGCCCTCCGTTTCCGAACCCTTCGGCCTGTCCGCGCTCGAGGCCGCGCAATTCGGCATTCCGGCGGTCATATCCAGACAGTCCGGCGTCGCCGAAGTTCTCAAGGGCTCGCTGAAAGCCGACTACTGGGACGTGGAGCTGATGGCCAGACACATCAATGATCTCCTGACCGACGATGATCTCAGGGCGCGGGTGATCGAGCAAGCCAAGCTCGACATCGCCGCCTCCACATGGGATGCAGCCGCGGCCAAAGTGATGAAAATTTACGAGGAACTGATCTGTTAG